CTGAGGTGACATGTAATAGTAAGGTATTGCTTCAGCTGGGCCTCCAATCGGAAGGCTCCCTCTTGGGACTGAGGCTAACACTTCATCTTTCAAATCTTCCCTTGGCACAATATCAACtagaaaatcaaaaatttcagtCCTAGTAATTGCTGCAGCAATATCATTCTTTTGGAGTGTCCTCCTTTTGTTCTCCTCCGTGTGATTCCAAGACCGCAATGTTAATTCCAAAATGAACATCTCACAGGCTCTAGCAAATATAACTGGAGCTTCAGCTGATATCATCCTTACATCTTCATCTGCCTTCATAATCTTCTTAATCCTAGCCAACGGCAGGCTGTGATTCTTAAAATCATTTACCTGCTCAATTTCTTGGTACTGATTTGTCCAAAAAGTCTGGAGTTGCTGCTGCAGTTGCTCTTGCTGTTGCTGGTGGATATGCTGATAGGCAAGTTGGTGCTGAGCTTGAGACGCAGCGACACCTGCTGGCTGAGCAGCAGATGGAAGTGATCCAGTAGCAGCAGCTCCCATCATCTGGTTAGGTTGATACGATATGCCATATGGAACTGGAGCTGTACTTCTAACCTCGCCTGGTGCAGACGCCTGCCCGTGCCCTCTTTGATCCATTCCAGTGTTCGCTGGCTTGGAAGATGTTTATGCTACCACTTCTAGATAAGTACAGGAAAAGgggttttagaaaaaaaaaaaaaaaaaaattcaaaagcaTAAGCACAATATTCAACTGCCTTGtaatagaaaacataaaaatcacCAACTTCTTAAATTAAAAAGCCTAAACAAAAGGGGTTGGAAGCTTCTGACAAACTAAAACAAAAACAAACAAACCAACTGGAATTAACTTAGTATGTCACGAATTAATCTCATGTGGGTTTTGGAAAGAATAAAACTTTAGTGGAAAATTGCAGAGGCAAAACTCACCTAAACTGATAGATTTCCAACCTAGAAAAGAGAACAGGAGATGTTTGTTGATTACAAAAATTATAACAAGGAAGTGAAAGAACGAAATTTTTCAGAGCATAAATGATCAACAAAAGCAGCAAAACAGCCATAAATTCTAGTTTTAAACTATAAAACAAGTGTTAGAAATAATAAATACGCATAAAAAAGCCTTCCAAATAGAGTTTGTCAAAGGCGTCAAAGGCGTCTGTTGTACGAAACATGCTTGTAATGATCTGTAAGAGAAACACTAAATTACGATAAACGACAAAGATTTACATAGCCCAATCTAACAGTCCTtccaaaaacagaaaaaaataataataacaaagaaGAACAAGCACGAATTGCTAATTAGCTAATCCTGCAACTCAACTCTACCAAAACTAAATTAAACCCAGCAAATAACTAGCTTtataaacaaacaaacaaacaaatacctGTCCTCGTCGGGTTGATTCTTGATCTTCTTCAAACGATAAAACCCTAAAAGAAAGAGGGAGAAGATAAATTACTGAGCGAGTATTTTTAAGGATAGAAAGCATAGTAAAGAAGGGAAGAGCGAGAATTACCTAGaaagaaataattatatttcaaacaaaattgaaattattaaaaagaaaagtgaagaaCTTTAGACATCGAACCTTGCTCATGGGAAATGGAAAGTGTGACCGAAGTTGAGGAGGGAGAGAAAGTGGAAGGCAAGTGAAATTGGAAGCTGAAATTGAAGTTTATAGATACAAATTTCTCTCTGATATTGACTCCACCATGAAAGAAAAAAGCGCCCGTTTGATTCCTCGTCTCCTAGTCCTATATAACTTTTGCTTGATCCCTTTCTCCGATATGACGCTTTTACCCTTTTTATTCTGTACAATTTACGAATGTTTATTTTTACCTTTCACGTGGAGTATGcaatttcggtttaaaccggtTAATGGAATCAAATTAAACCGACCCGGTTACTGAGTTCAGTTTTTGAAAAAACTATTATCTAATCACTCTgatgagaaaatttattaattcattttttaattttaatctattaCTAATATTTTGCTATtaacttattttataataattatttttaagatgCTTTTGATGAAATCATTCTTCATAAGGAAAAGGTTTCCATCATAATTATATGGGCTAACCATATCAGATAAAAAAAGTGAAgtttaattgaataataatgGCAAAAGTCTTCTTTATCAAGAACAAAATAAATTGGAAAAGCTAGTTTATAATATATACCTATAATGCTTAATTAAGAGAGggggagaaaataaaaatagtttaattatgTGAAAGCATTGATGTAGGGGTTGATTGGATTGATACCAAACTTGGTGGAGATTCCAGATTCTTCTATAATTATGATTAGATTTATAATTTTCTAGATCGCTAATTATTCCACTGATGAGAAACTGCACTTGGGTGTTTTCAGAATTCAAGCCATCAGTTTGGAGGAAATGGAGCAAAGTAAAATTGTTTAAAGTGATAGTtttataaaataagattttttaatgattttaaaatttttatttttgataaattaaaaaattttaaaaacatttagagGTTTAAAGAGaatatttcttaatttatttataagatGAGTCGGAAATAGAGGCTATTCCATATTTTTAAGACCTTTAAAAATCttgcttaaaaaaaaaaccttttctTCTACTAAATAATATATCGAAAAACCTCctattactttaaaaaatttatttccaAACAAAGGATTTCCTACAAATAAGATGAAGATTTTTGTTGTAATGGTGAAAAGGTGAAGATTATTTTCACACTACATTTCAATATCATAGAAGGAGGAGCAGCAGTAGACAAGAAGCTTAACAAACTTAAATTTATTTCGTTAGAAAACATAGCTGTACATAGAAGAAACAGAAGAGCTTAGGACAAAGCTAGCAACCTACAAAACAAGTCGCAACTACTTTTCACAACCATACTACATTGCATTTGTTGTACATTCCTACTCAGCAATTCACATTGTACACCTTCATCACAAACTCTCTTTTCTTACTGGAATCTTCTACTCTCTGGCTGCAAGAACTGCTGGTCCTTCCACCTGAAATTCATCCCCCCAAAACTCACAATTGCTACAAATCGAATGCAGAATAAATAATGAAGAATAGCTGTTTAGAACTGCTAATTAATAGCAAATTACCAATCTTCTTTTACCTTGAAAGTAGCACCCCATATCTCTTCCTCCTCAGCAGGAACTGCAGTGATCTTGTTTTTAGGATTCTCAAAGCTTCTCAGTTCTCCCACTGCTGTCGAGTAGAAGCATCCTGCAAAATCCAATAGCTTTGTCAATAGAAAGaagcctttttttcttttaacccCCTTCTAAAAATCAAGCTCTGGTTTCATGCTTTCTCGTAGTGACCTTGTGGGAAAGAAGCAAGGGACTTGCCACAAGCACCCTTAAGCAACTCAATATTGTCGGCAAAGGCCACGTATCCATCAGCAGTGATTCCCCAGTACAGAGGAACCTTCCCAAATTGATCCTGTCACATTCCACACCAACCCCAATTGTAGTTGAGAGAATGAAGACCAAACAAACTAGGAGCTTCATCAAGGCGTTAATTGGTACGTGAATACTTACAGAAGCCACAAACAAGGTGGAAGTAGCGTTGTCAAAGACGATGAAAGCAAACCTCCCACTAAGATGACCAACAACATGGTTGGGAGGATAGGGTGCCCTGTCACGAAGAGCCTTGTAAGCCTCAATTACCAAAATCACTTCATTTGCAGACTTGGCAAGACCATATTGTTGCCTTAGACTTCCCAAGTTGTCCAACGCTCCTTCAAACAAGCAGAAGATATCATCCTTAACTGCGAATGATCTGCCATAATCCAATAAGTTATGAATTAGCTGTCTGGTAATTCTAGATGAATACAGAGCAAAATAATAGTAACGATCTTTTACTCCCACAAAATTCATTATTCACATCAAATTAGCATATAGATTTTCATAATTAGACAACTTGTCAACCGAAAAGACCGAGTAATCCAAAATTTCCAAACCGGTCCAAAATCTCCACTAAGGGTGGGGACCAACTCGGCTGCTTGCCTTATCCTTATCCTATAACCTGTTGCCTTACCCACCCAGGAAGGCCTCCACAGAAGATTCATAAAAGGATGATAGCGAAAACCACTAACTACAATCAACAgggttcttttcttttttcctaaaCCTACTTTCTTTGAAATTCGAAAAGTCCTACCTGCTATTCAACAATACACATTATACTTACAAGACACTTCATCCAATACCTAATTGAAAACTCAAGATTGTGGGGTCTGGCATAATGACAGGAAGTTAAATAATTGAATGTTGGTATCGTAaagtataataaatataactatgtatatgataatataaaataattatttaataataaatatatcttttGATATTTAACCTTTACTTCAGAAATTATTTAACACTATAAtcttttcataattaatatttaacttttaaaataaaaaaaaaaaattgaattatctaTCTAAAACTATATGACCAGCAACTTTTTGATTGGGCAAAATATATCATCAGTAATCTAAAAACGAActtcaatataaaatatttaataataaatgcagcttttgattttttatcttttataattaatatttaatatttaaatattatatcaatataattatgttattcttaaattttaaaatttaactattaaacTTTACATATTTAAAAGGTTTAGTCTAATGATAAAGTATACCTGAATAAAtctaaaagattttaaattagtctctcatttcaaaagaaaaaactatTAAACTCTAAAAGAAAACTATTAAACTCTATAAAAATTCGTATTTATATAACTCTCCTTCacacataaatattaaatatttatatttttaccaAAAAAAATGCTTTCAATATTAATTACGGAATATTACAGTGCCAACGGTAAATTATTTAAGGAGATTTGTTGGAATTAATTTGTAATCTTACAACTGAAATTAATATGtaaatctaaaaataatttgacttaattatttataatatttttaagtttataaaaaaataaattatgaaaattatttcttataaaataatttaattaaatattttaacacaTTACCTTtggttttttttaatataatattactaTAACAATAACTATTATTAGATTAATTGTTAAATAGTTTAATCTTTaccatatataaataaaataaaaataaacatgaAAACACACTAACCacatattttttgataattttaataataaatatatttatagaaTGCATTGAATGActtgataattaataaatatataagtacataatttttttttcatttcaaaggACTTATTACTATTTTcatgtaattaaaaatataatttatacatttttttaatagaCTCCTAGCATTATTAAAATTCAGTCATGCTCtattaaaaactaataaatatttattatttcaaaaaataatttataattcaaaacaaataaaatattccCTTTATGAAGACtaagttaatattttaatttttctaaattgaattaaatggtttttaaaataaattattatataatcattatttatacagcaattttatttttaattataattataataaatctcATATGAATTAAACTATaatcaatatttaatatttaatcattCTATATAAAACTGtaataatttatcaattaaaatatttctttttttccttttaaccatatcaatgaaatttgaaattcacaTGACGACAATTAAAGACGGAACATTATCGAGGGAACTCCAAACCTCAAAAGTGAGTGAAATGTTTGTAACCGAATGGAGTAAGCACTCTAGCCATctaaaaatacatttttttctTGGTGTTAATGGTGTAATTGTGTACCGTGTACAGATTCTTTTTTTGTATATGGTAATAGTGTACAGACTGAAACTACGGTTATTGCAATCATAAGGTTCAGAAGCGACAAAGTTCCCTCAAATATGATCTGACTATCCACGTGGCACTGAATACACATATTTGACTCTTGATTGATCAAGCAGAACTTCCTAAATATTTGCCACGTTTATGGCACAAGTCCACTGATGCTGTATCTTATGAGaagtttatattataattattaattatgataaatttcaTATACATATAATCATATTCAATGGTTAATCAGCAATGATCAGAAACCGCCAGAACATGCTTATTACAATTGTTCATGCCCATAGCTGAACTGGAAAATTAACTTTTCTGGCACAAATAAGCTTTAGTTGTGCCTGAGAtctttagattaaaaaaatcatttgcaCTTAAACAGGTCAGAATAATCGATGTATTTACCAGGAAATCACTAGTAATTGACTAGTTTTTTTGGTCATTAACTTAATAGTCCAGAAGTCGCTTAGATTAGAGCGCGTGAGAAGTGAAAACGAGTCCATTGTAGGTGTATAATTTACCTGGGCTGCAGCAAGGACTCGCTATGGTGGGTGTAGGCCAACTGCGCGTTGTCTCCGATCTGTAAGGATACAACGGAGGGGTTAGTGTCGACAAAGCGCTTCATCAGCGCATCCGAAGTTATCTTCGGAGATGGCGTCCGGCATCCCGCTGCCACTAGCTCTTCTGGCGGAGAAACGATGGCGCTGCTAAACACACCCAACATCTCTAATCCTTTCGGATctaggagaaaagaaaaattataattaaatgaaaaagaaggagaagcgAAATGATACAATCTTGCTCTGGCTTTAGCTATAAAAGTTTTCAAAGCTGGACCATAGGACCTGGAACGAAGGAGGGGGTGTTTCCTTATATAGAACAAACGGCGCGGGTAATATCGTCATTTTGCtgatattttggtattttatttatttatttaaagtatGTAACAGGATGTTGATCTTTATGGTGAAATGGAGGCATGTGGGGTGCGGGGTCCATTGGCGGGCGATGATTCTCGAGCGTTGGAGACGGAGACGTGGGGAGATGACGCTATGGGGTCCACAACAGGCTTTTTGTCTATATATTACGTGTACTTTGTGCCAACTGTGAAGCTCTTCATATTTCTACGGTTACGTAGGAGATAATATTCCAGTGTGGAATTATCCAGTTTTTTGCGATTACCTGATCTTATTGTCATTGCAGTGACACCGTAGGATTGGATTCAAACTTTCATGATGATGTTTAAAGAATACATTGATTACAAAAACGTtcaacaattttaatttaatattgttattttagttttattattttaattataaaatttatttttaattttattagtatatttaattaataaaatccaATTCCTGCACAGCACCAAACAGATGATTTTAGGAGAGAGGAGTATCGGTAGCTGCACCGACATGCCTCCATTACAACAAATCACAAGCGGCACGACATGCCAACATCGCCACAAACTCAAAATCGAGAGCACGGGCAAATCttatacaattttaaaaaattgagcaaaatatcatttaattcttatatctaagaaaaataaaataactaactctAAAACTTAATGATAAATAGCAAAATTACAGAACAATCGTTGTGTGGAGAATACCATTTATCGCTATCATTTATTGAAACAAGAGATTAATTTATGACATTCGTTTATAAAAAAAGAGATTAACCtgtgatatttttaattttaactaatcaTGAAACAGTTTTATAAAGTTGACTCGACCTCCAGCATTGAATGATTACCAAACTCATTACAGCTTCATCGACAATTAATATATACCATCAACAATAGCAGCagcaacaaataaaaaattaaaataagaagaAATTTTAAGCAAgagcaccaaaaaaaaaaataaagccaTGGAGAAAGCCGGTCTACTTCTTTTCTCAACCTGCCTCATTCCTCATTAATTTGAAAACAACTCAAATTATTTTGCTTAATATAAATTTGGCtactttgaaattttaatattctattcaaaaatatttaattaattacaacGAATTTGCATgccaatataaaatattatatttaaatagtttattgaaattatcatattaatttttatctatttataagtatttacttatatatttttttgaaataagaattttattaaaaaacttaaaatcaATATACATACAACTAAATTCTAACGAAtagtcattttatatttttatatcgcATGGAACATATATACAACTAAATGCtaactaataattattttatattttttatcacataaaaataatatgacAAAATATTCGTTCAAAATATATCATAAATTGTTATCATATGtggtaaaattttaataaatcataACACTCGATTACAAAAGTTTTTCATAGGAAAGAAGACCCGATGGTCGATATTTGAAACGACATAATACTCACATTTTTTAATACTCACcttttttaaacttattaaattctTCATAATAAAAAGTTATAGTTAAATGATATAATCTAATAAATTCTTATTACGCCTAGATCTTTTATCCACTAATTGATACTAATTAGATTTTTGGAGGTTCATTAACTAAATATATTGTATACTCATTATTAAACTCAAGCCATTTGTAATACACTACCGACTTGTCGAAGTGGATGCATATAGACACCAACCACATTACATTTTTCTTTCTCCTGCAGATTGACCcatcatttttagtttattttcgaTTATATCAGAAAGATTATCCTATATTATTAGTTAATTCTTtcacttttttataataatgcGGTATATTGcatttaataaaatctaaatagGCAAGACACAAAAAGAGATTTAAAGAATCAAAAGTCAACACATTAAACTACCACAACTCACAAAAATACAAACTCagaaattcaaaaattataagTCAAAACTAGATTTGAACTACATGTCAAATTGTTTATAACACGTTTATCGAAATTTTAACTGATACACTATCTAAACCATTGACAGATTAACGTCGATAATTGATAGAAAACTGATGGATAACAATCAACAAACTTGACAATTTTAGCGCATAAATCTCAATCAAAAATAGACATGCAAGTATAGATGAAGCCATATAGGAAGACTCTTGAATAAATAGAGCAGCCAAAAAAGAAATTCGGCAATGAGAGAATGTAATATTAATGAAAAGAAACTGGAGTATATGgaaaactaattttttaatggttacatatgatatatgtaaaatttaaaattattaaaggaacaaagagaaaatagttactaatttattattattattattatttataataaagaaaaaaggagTCCAAGTTGTTAACAACCTAAAACCATGGGTGTAGAGCCCAGTTTGAGTTTCCTATATCCCTACCGATGGATAGCAACTTGattctaaaatataaattttactaaaatgTCATCATCAATATTTACATGAGTGCTCTTCCTACTCACTCCAAACCCAAAGGAATAACTCAAtttgcctttttctttttctaaaaagaaaaatctgatGATGCATacttgattttgattttaagaATCTTAGATTCCATAAAGAAAAAACTtgtatttgttttaaaaaagtACCCTTGCAATGCAATAATATTTTGGAGTGGTGACATATACTGAAGAGAATTTTAATATCTTCTAGAATGTGATGAGattgtaaattttaattgtttttttttttctttttaaagaatAACCATCTTAGCTtcaaatatttactaattaaattatactatattatattataaactgaataattaattgtaattgatatttaattactgattatattatatatatatatatatataggataTATGGGATAATTATTGTGTgcctttataatttaatataattaattaaaatattttataattttaaaattaaattaaaataactatatatttttatttcgttttctatttatttttactgttaaatttattctaaataattaaaatgctcatataattttataattatattaaaatacttttatatttttattgtgttaactaaaaatgatatttattagtttttatcCATTTTGTCTttagtttattaataaaaatgaaaataaatgaaaataaattctattaaatctttatatttttatttgtataagtccaatttatttttttgccaattaaatccatataacaaaataaattcagtcataaaataataatattttttaataataaaatattatttttatattatttttattaatagaatttcatttttataatttttaaaattatttactatctGTATATATTTTCTAAACAATTTACTAtctgtatatattttttaaacattttcatgttaattaaaataataagtttaaattaaaaaaattattttattattaaaaagatatTATATCAAAGTaggaattattaaataaaattcactATTCATTTCGTTTGATATGTGTTTATATTTTctcgtattttttttaaaataaaaatttataattaataataaagtattgCATATGATGATTACTCGCTCCGTTTGATATGTGTTTATATTTTTTcgtatttcttttaaaaataaaaatttataattaataataaagtattaaaGATGATTATGACATGATGTACGAGACTGAGACTGATGAGTAGTGGATGAATTATTTAATAGGGATCAATTcaaacatataattttttttaaaaaaattttaattaatataataataataaaaataaataaaaattaaaaaatatatattttagttaataaattaaaaatataacaatattttaatataattttaaaattaaaaaacattttaattaattagaataaaGTAGAACAACATAatataaaacttatttttaattttaattaataaattaacaaaaaaattagcCGATGTTATTTTTAGttatagaataaaaatataaaaatattttaatataattttaaaactataaaaacatttaattaattaaaatatattaaaaatgtactataataattattctttaagtgtttaatatataaaataactaatagagatatatattaattttttaattaataaaataatataaaatattattttattatataatatatataataattaaaatatatattttttaaaatataattatttttaatatgtatcTGCAAGTTTCCTCATGTAACaatgaatattataattaatttaattattatttacagtattttaatttatttatcatttattataattttaaataaattactgatttaaatttttaatttaaaaaattatcattaataaatttaaaataaataatataatctaaataaaaaataaattaaagtagaAATCAGctgatatataaaaaataattctaattataaaatttatttgagaTACAGTGGATATACCTCATAATTTTAAgagtttattaaataattatttaatatatataattatcaaCTATATAAAACAGTTAAATTAAACACTTTTTAACGACAATAATGCTAAAATTTAACAGAACAGAACTTattaattgagtttttaaaattaaatcgactattttttaaatataagtatTAAGTTAATTTCATCCTACTATTGAATTTATatagtaaatttaaatttattgctattattattttagttataaaatgGTCAAGTACATGCAACCTACCTTAGAGTGCGGCTACTCACTTTAGGAATGAACGCCATGTTTGAATCtctgttaaaaaaaatataaacctggacttttaaatatttaattaattgtgaaaattatataatgggtaaaataataatttattgtaaGACGCCATCTTAACCGTATGCTACTTTGATTATGCTGAGAAAATAAACTCTTATATTTATGtttgatataaattttattttattttattttattttgcgaTTAATAgatcatttttatttaaatcgattatattatatatttaaatttcatattataGACTTTATACATACGTGAATTCCACCTGTAcaggataaaaataaaatggatagTATGTGGTGGTTGTATTGTAAGACGTAGATAAAGATGTCGGGCCCATCATTGAAGGGTCAAGATCTAAGGGGTCAGTGATAAGACGATAGAAAGAAAAGTAAATGAGATGGGACCCATCATAGTTGGTGGTGGAGTTGGACAATGAATTGAACTCATGATGTTGTTCTTACAAATTTTCAAGTTTTGTGGCTATGGCTGGCAAGTGGCAACGGATTGTTATCCACGAAATTTATGTTTAAACTCAAATTTAATTagtagttttaatatttaaattcatattcatacttaattgttattaaattaatttctaaattccttttttaatattttcaccaCCATCAATTATTTATGTattaatacattttatttttaatatatatatatattatcaaactattaaataaattattattttaaaaaacttaaatttaaaataaataaaaagtaaatttattacGAAATGAATAGAgtatatgagagaaaataataaataaaggtGGCTGGAGGAGAGAGATGTTCAAATGACTTCATCACACTTCAAAAGAAGGAAGCGTAAAGGCGAGTAAATCAGAGAAAAggaaattaattaaactaataGAGGAATAAATGACGTGTCGTTATTACTTATTACTGATTACATGTAtgaaaattggaaaattaataaaaggttttatttttttaggaaTAGATGACGTGTAATTATTTGTTGTCGAAAATTGACGAACTAAATTCTCAGGTGAATTCGCCCATGGTTTTCTTTTGCTCGAGCCCATGGTTTGAGTCTTATGTTCCAACTTGGAGTTttgtttattgtaaatatttttgtggggaaagaaaataaagaatgaaaaataaggagagaaaataaaattcaatgtaaaaaagaaattctttatttttttttaatgttgggaaagaaaataaaaaaaaagtagcttttagaaaagtaagaaaaaagaaagtagctttttaatagtaaaatattctttttttttcttactatttattattaaagtaaattatttaagaataaaaaaattgatttcattaaattattattcacttccATTTGAATTTAAAGAGAATATTTTTCATGGGTCTCACataatattttactaatttattttcttatcctCTTTTGcctttgttttttaattttattttagacaagtgaatgtgaaaaatatttttatcttttactcttattttcttatttttcactAATTTAAACCAGCCATttgttgttatttatttatttttttaaattaaaagttttaggTTTTTGTGAATGCCcctttcaataatattttttaagtattaaacATCAAATTAATGCTTCAAGTATAttgttttttatcaaaaaattaaagtattaatattaattattgtttTGCTTTATTTAAAGCCGTTAGAAATTGTCATTCTTCATTTGAAACATTTCTATAAAATATGTTGATCATTTGAATatgattaaaagataaaaattaacttatttatttatttatttcaaattataagcAACTTTTTTACAAGataattttgttttattgttTCACTAATATATCATTactttatatatattgaaaaaaataaaagttattactTTTGAgaacaatttaataatattaatttttaat
The genomic region above belongs to Manihot esculenta cultivar AM560-2 chromosome 3, M.esculenta_v8, whole genome shotgun sequence and contains:
- the LOC110612185 gene encoding stem-specific protein TSJT1 isoform X1, with product MLGVFSSAIVSPPEELVAAGCRTPSPKITSDALMKRFVDTNPSVVSLQIGDNAQLAYTHHSESLLQPRSFAVKDDIFCLFEGALDNLGSLRQQYGLAKSANEVILVIEAYKALRDRAPYPPNHVVGHLSGRFAFIVFDNATSTLFVASDQFGKVPLYWGITADGYVAFADNIELLKGACGKSLASFPQGCFYSTAVGELRSFENPKNKITAVPAEEEEIWGATFKVEGPAVLAARE
- the LOC110611327 gene encoding nuclear transcription factor Y subunit C-9, with the translated sequence MDQRGHGQASAPGEVRSTAPVPYGISYQPNQMMGAAATGSLPSAAQPAGVAASQAQHQLAYQHIHQQQQEQLQQQLQTFWTNQYQEIEQVNDFKNHSLPLARIKKIMKADEDVRMISAEAPVIFARACEMFILELTLRSWNHTEENKRRTLQKNDIAAAITRTEIFDFLVDIVPREDLKDEVLASVPRGSLPIGGPAEAIPYYYMSPQFAPQVAPPGMGVGQPVVDQNLYGQHSRPYAAQPIWPQQQPQPPADS
- the LOC110612185 gene encoding stem-specific protein TSJT1 isoform X2, producing MLGVFSSAIVSPPEELVAAGCRTPSPKITSDALMKRFVDTNPSVVSLQIGDNAQLAYTHHSESLLQPRSFAVKDDIFCLFEGALDNLGSLRQQYGLAKSANEVILVIEAYKALRDRAPYPPNHVVGHLSGRFAFIVFDNATSTLFVASDQFGKVPLYWGITADGYVAFADNIELLKGACGKSLASFPQGCFYSTAVGELRSFENPKNKITAVPAEEEEIWGATFKQL